One part of the Flavobacterium johnsoniae UW101 genome encodes these proteins:
- a CDS encoding nucleotidyltransferase family protein has translation MKFIMENKFHNKTGIVILAAGSSSRLGRPKQLLQYNQSTLLKNTISEALKVPDSFLIVITGSNSKIIEKELLSFDVTICFNEDWETGMASSIVKGLNELLHLNPNCEQCIFAVCDQPFVTSFIFENLINEYHKTGKGITASAYSETVGTPVLFHKKYFKELQDLKGQEGAKKLIKKYFEDTASIPFEKGSIDIDTEEDYNKLIF, from the coding sequence ATGAAATTCATTATGGAGAATAAATTTCACAATAAAACCGGTATTGTAATTTTAGCCGCCGGCAGTTCTTCCAGATTAGGACGTCCGAAACAATTGCTGCAATACAACCAATCAACACTTTTAAAAAACACAATTTCAGAAGCTTTAAAAGTACCGGATTCATTTTTGATTGTTATAACAGGATCAAACAGCAAAATCATAGAAAAAGAACTTCTTTCCTTTGATGTCACAATTTGTTTTAATGAAGATTGGGAAACCGGAATGGCATCATCAATAGTAAAAGGACTTAATGAATTACTGCATTTAAATCCCAATTGTGAACAATGCATTTTTGCAGTCTGCGACCAGCCTTTTGTGACTAGTTTTATTTTTGAAAATCTTATAAACGAATATCATAAAACAGGAAAAGGAATTACGGCTTCGGCATATTCTGAAACTGTGGGAACACCCGTTTTATTCCACAAAAAGTACTTTAAAGAGTTACAGGATTTAAAAGGGCAGGAAGGGGCAAAGAAACTTATTAAAAAATATTTTGAAGATACAGCTTCAATTCCTTTTGAAAAAGGCAGTATCGATATTGATACTGAAGAAGATTACAATAAGCTTATTTTTTGA
- a CDS encoding XdhC family protein — MNIIFMKEISEILKAYSQAKSEGKKTALATVVKVEGSSYRQPGARMLVTEDGQLTGAISGGCLEGDALRKALLSINQKQNKLITYNTNNEDDIELGLQLGCNGIVHILFEYINDEIPNNPIQLLQQLELERKEAVIVTVFSLKRNAHQIGTALFFRKESPVLSCNNDIPDLISDVNEVMQTKTSAVKKLPGENSTEALIEYIKPVISLVIAGAGNDVQPLVKMASILGWKVIIGDGRATHAVSKRFPKADKVNAVKPEQFLEDILIDDQTYFVLMTHNYKYDLAVLKMLFETSCQYIGILGPKTKLQRMLNDLQNEGIKISEEQLKRIYSPIGLDIGAETSEEIALSIVSEIKAFATGKTGTSLKFKTGKIHDEIHYGE; from the coding sequence ATGAACATTATTTTTATGAAAGAAATCAGCGAAATTCTCAAAGCCTATTCACAAGCAAAATCGGAAGGAAAAAAAACAGCTTTGGCTACAGTCGTTAAAGTTGAAGGATCTTCGTACCGACAGCCCGGTGCGCGCATGCTTGTTACCGAAGACGGCCAGCTTACAGGAGCAATAAGCGGAGGCTGTCTGGAAGGAGATGCACTGCGAAAAGCACTGCTTTCCATTAATCAAAAACAAAATAAACTCATTACTTATAATACCAATAATGAAGATGATATTGAATTAGGATTGCAGCTTGGATGCAACGGAATTGTACATATTTTGTTTGAATATATAAATGATGAAATCCCTAATAATCCCATTCAGCTTTTACAACAACTGGAATTAGAAAGAAAAGAAGCCGTAATAGTTACTGTTTTTTCTCTAAAAAGAAATGCCCATCAAATAGGAACGGCATTATTTTTTAGAAAAGAAAGTCCCGTATTAAGCTGTAACAATGATATTCCAGATCTAATTTCTGATGTAAATGAAGTAATGCAGACCAAAACTTCTGCAGTAAAAAAACTTCCGGGAGAAAACAGTACCGAAGCCCTGATAGAATACATAAAACCTGTTATTTCGCTCGTTATTGCCGGAGCAGGAAACGATGTGCAGCCTTTAGTAAAAATGGCTTCAATTTTGGGCTGGAAAGTTATTATTGGCGACGGCCGCGCTACTCACGCTGTATCAAAACGTTTTCCAAAAGCAGATAAAGTAAATGCCGTAAAACCAGAACAGTTTTTAGAAGATATTCTAATCGACGATCAAACCTATTTTGTTTTAATGACACACAATTACAAATACGATTTAGCGGTTTTGAAAATGCTTTTTGAAACCAGCTGTCAGTACATTGGAATCCTCGGCCCCAAAACCAAACTGCAGCGAATGCTCAATGATCTTCAAAATGAAGGAATAAAAATCAGCGAAGAACAATTAAAACGCATTTACAGCCCAATTGGATTAGATATTGGAGCCGAAACTTCTGAAGAAATTGCTTTATCAATTGTTTCAGAAATAAAAGCCTTTGCCACAGGAAAAACCGGAACTTCCCTGAAATTCAAAACCGGAAAAATTCACGATGAAATTCATTATGGAGAATAA
- a CDS encoding copper resistance protein NlpE has protein sequence MKNLVILLAVAIQLTSCNSKKKEDEIVKTETDTTAVKTENTAVANVLVYEGLLPCADCSGIQTVLKIDLGNGTMEDQKFELSSIYKGKSPEKEFVEKGNFNTERGLESDPNGTTFILNWDKPAEKQIYYGYFSSDTKKIYMLDRSKKIIKSKLNYSLELKK, from the coding sequence ATGAAAAATTTAGTTATTTTATTAGCAGTTGCAATTCAGTTAACGTCTTGTAATTCGAAAAAAAAGGAAGATGAAATTGTAAAAACCGAAACAGATACAACAGCCGTAAAAACCGAAAACACTGCTGTTGCAAATGTTTTGGTATACGAAGGTTTACTGCCTTGTGCAGATTGCAGCGGTATTCAGACAGTTCTAAAAATTGATCTTGGAAACGGAACAATGGAAGACCAAAAGTTTGAATTATCCAGCATCTATAAAGGAAAATCACCCGAAAAAGAGTTTGTAGAGAAAGGAAATTTCAACACCGAAAGAGGCCTGGAAAGTGATCCAAACGGCACAACTTTTATTCTAAATTGGGACAAACCAGCCGAGAAACAAATTTATTACGGCTATTTTAGTTCAGATACCAAAAAGATTTATATGCTCGACCGAAGCAAAAAAATAATAAAATCGAAACTCAATTATTCCTTAGAACTTAAGAAATAA
- a CDS encoding YegP family protein, protein MGKFVITKRTNGEFQFNLKAGNGQTILTSEGYTTKAACTNGIESVKTNSQDDNRYDRKEAKNGKPYFNLKASNGQIIGASEVYESVSARENGIESVKKNAPDAAVDDQTS, encoded by the coding sequence ATGGGAAAATTTGTAATTACCAAAAGAACCAATGGTGAATTTCAATTTAATTTGAAAGCTGGCAACGGCCAGACAATTTTAACAAGTGAAGGCTATACAACTAAAGCGGCCTGCACAAACGGAATTGAATCTGTAAAAACAAACTCGCAGGATGATAATCGTTATGACAGAAAAGAAGCGAAAAATGGTAAACCTTATTTTAATTTAAAAGCTAGCAACGGCCAGATTATAGGAGCTAGCGAAGTGTATGAAAGCGTTTCTGCCAGAGAAAACGGAATCGAATCTGTTAAGAAAAATGCTCCGGATGCAGCTGTTGATGATCAGACATCTTAA
- a CDS encoding helix-turn-helix transcriptional regulator: MATSIKSKIKSIRELKNYTQEYMADQLGVTQAGYSKIEKGKTILSYVKLVEIAKILEVSVEDIISFDSQRYFNNFNTVKGNSNNGNILINSNNGEALKELYEDKIKLLEKLLNKTEEELNRYKKKFGQL; this comes from the coding sequence ATGGCAACTTCAATAAAAAGTAAAATAAAAAGCATTAGAGAGTTAAAAAATTATACTCAGGAATATATGGCAGATCAACTTGGTGTCACGCAGGCAGGTTATAGTAAAATTGAAAAAGGAAAAACCATTTTATCTTACGTCAAATTAGTTGAAATTGCGAAGATTTTAGAAGTTAGTGTAGAAGATATTATTAGTTTCGACAGTCAGAGATATTTCAACAATTTTAATACCGTAAAAGGAAACAGCAACAACGGAAATATATTAATTAATTCTAATAATGGAGAAGCCTTAAAGGAACTCTATGAAGATAAAATAAAACTTCTGGAAAAGCTTTTAAACAAAACCGAGGAAGAATTAAACCGATATAAAAAGAAATTCGGTCAATTATAA
- a CDS encoding LutC/YkgG family protein, with protein MSSKAEILNRIKANQPDLVTELPDLNLLGSENFDTLETYKTVLKGIGGDPVEVSNYQEIIDYIKANYNLQKRLITTLPELSEIASLDWNNVDPHSLQDVELTVIKAHFGVAENSGLWVTDDILGQRVSPFIAQYLAIIVHKNDIVRTMQQAYERIGNQEYGFGTFIAGPSKTADIEQSLVLGAHGARGLIVFLLD; from the coding sequence ATGAGCAGTAAAGCCGAAATTTTAAACAGAATAAAAGCGAATCAGCCTGATTTGGTTACGGAACTGCCGGATTTAAATCTTTTAGGTTCCGAGAATTTTGATACACTCGAAACTTATAAAACGGTTTTAAAAGGAATTGGCGGAGATCCGGTTGAAGTATCAAACTATCAGGAAATCATCGATTATATAAAAGCAAATTATAATCTTCAAAAAAGATTAATTACAACACTCCCGGAACTTTCAGAAATTGCTTCTTTAGACTGGAACAATGTCGATCCGCATTCGCTTCAGGATGTTGAGCTTACAGTTATAAAAGCACATTTTGGAGTTGCAGAAAACAGCGGACTCTGGGTAACAGATGATATTTTAGGACAGCGTGTTTCGCCTTTTATTGCACAGTATTTAGCAATAATTGTTCACAAAAATGATATTGTTAGAACCATGCAGCAAGCTTATGAAAGAATAGGGAATCAGGAATATGGTTTCGGGACTTTTATTGCAGGACCATCAAAAACGGCAGATATCGAACAATCGTTAGTTTTAGGTGCGCATGGAGCTAGAGGACTAATTGTTTTTTTATTAGATTAG
- a CDS encoding lactate utilization protein B, which translates to MSSEKITPHSEAATKFNKDVERVNWHDETLWFVRAKRDKAAHNIDDWELLRETASRIKANVLSNIHDYLVEFEANAQRNGIIVHWAADAKEHNEIVHSIMAKHDVKQMVKSKSMLTEECHLNDYLAEKGIEVIDSDLGEYIVQLRKEPPSHIVLPAIHLKKEDVSETFHEHLGTEKGNFNPQYLTESARHSLRNTFLTRKAALTGVNFAVAETGEFVVCTNEGNADMGAHLADVHIACMGFEKLIPQRKHLGVFLRLLARSATGQPITTFSSHFKKPRDGKELHIVIVDNGRSKQLGREDFRNSLKCIRCGACMNTCPVYRRSGGHSYHNAVAGPIGSILAPNLDMSKNADLPFASTLCGSCTNVCPVKIDIHDQLYKWRQVLVKDGYTPKAKTIAMKTMATVLANPTIFNIAGKSGRFVMKNVPAMVNNKMNKWYDQREMPDVPQESFREWYKKNSRESKTKDNEQ; encoded by the coding sequence ATGTCATCAGAAAAAATAACACCGCACAGCGAAGCCGCAACAAAATTCAACAAAGATGTGGAACGTGTCAACTGGCATGACGAAACACTTTGGTTTGTTCGTGCGAAACGCGATAAAGCAGCTCATAATATTGATGACTGGGAGCTTCTTCGTGAAACGGCTTCAAGAATAAAAGCCAATGTACTTTCAAATATTCACGATTATTTAGTAGAATTTGAGGCTAATGCCCAAAGAAACGGAATCATCGTACATTGGGCGGCCGATGCAAAAGAACACAACGAAATAGTGCATTCGATCATGGCAAAACATGATGTAAAGCAAATGGTGAAATCAAAATCGATGCTTACAGAAGAATGCCATTTAAACGATTATTTAGCCGAAAAAGGCATAGAAGTTATCGACTCAGATTTAGGCGAATACATTGTACAGCTTCGTAAAGAACCGCCAAGTCATATTGTACTGCCTGCCATTCACCTTAAAAAAGAAGATGTAAGTGAAACTTTTCACGAACATCTTGGAACCGAAAAAGGCAATTTTAACCCGCAGTACTTAACAGAATCTGCCCGTCATAGTTTAAGAAATACTTTCCTGACCAGAAAAGCAGCTTTAACCGGAGTAAATTTTGCAGTGGCAGAAACCGGAGAATTTGTGGTCTGCACCAACGAAGGAAATGCCGATATGGGCGCACATTTAGCCGATGTTCATATCGCCTGTATGGGATTTGAAAAACTCATTCCGCAGCGAAAACATCTAGGCGTTTTCCTTAGATTATTAGCAAGAAGTGCTACAGGACAGCCTATAACTACTTTTTCTAGTCATTTTAAGAAACCAAGAGACGGAAAAGAACTTCATATTGTAATTGTCGACAACGGCAGAAGCAAACAGTTAGGACGCGAAGATTTTAGAAATTCACTAAAATGTATTCGCTGTGGCGCCTGCATGAATACATGCCCTGTTTACAGACGAAGCGGCGGGCATAGTTATCATAATGCGGTTGCGGGACCAATTGGTTCTATTCTGGCACCCAACTTAGATATGAGCAAAAATGCCGATCTGCCTTTTGCCAGTACGCTTTGCGGTTCCTGTACCAATGTTTGTCCGGTAAAAATTGATATTCACGATCAATTGTACAAATGGCGTCAGGTTTTGGTAAAAGACGGCTATACGCCAAAAGCAAAAACCATAGCCATGAAAACGATGGCAACAGTTTTGGCCAATCCAACGATTTTTAATATTGCAGGAAAATCAGGAAGATTTGTAATGAAAAATGTTCCGGCAATGGTAAATAATAAAATGAACAAATGGTACGACCAGCGCGAAATGCCAGACGTACCGCAGGAATCTTTTAGAGAATGGTACAAGAAAAATTCGAGAGAATCTAAAACAAAAGACAATGAGCAGTAA
- a CDS encoding (Fe-S)-binding protein, translating to MKIGLFIPCYVDQFYPKVGIATYELLQKLGCEVYFPMGQTCCGQPMANSGYAHLTKGCDTNFIANFTGFDYIVCPSGSCVLHVKDHLHDEKQEEKATAIRNTVYELTEFITDVLKIDHIDGRFPYKVGMHVSCHGQRGLKLSQMSELNAPFFSKPEQLLHSIKDLDLVALMRKDECCGFGGTFCVTEEAVSVKMGQDRIKDHESHDVDYITGGDMSCLMHLDGILKRQKSRIKTIHIAEILNSLEN from the coding sequence ATGAAAATCGGGCTATTTATACCGTGTTATGTCGATCAGTTTTACCCAAAAGTGGGTATTGCGACATACGAGCTTTTGCAGAAATTAGGCTGTGAAGTTTATTTTCCGATGGGACAGACCTGTTGCGGCCAGCCAATGGCAAACAGTGGTTATGCGCACTTAACAAAAGGCTGTGATACCAATTTTATAGCTAATTTTACCGGATTCGATTACATCGTATGTCCTTCCGGAAGCTGTGTTCTGCATGTAAAAGACCATTTACATGACGAAAAACAGGAAGAAAAAGCAACAGCAATTCGAAACACAGTTTATGAACTGACAGAATTTATAACTGATGTTTTAAAAATTGATCACATTGACGGAAGATTTCCTTATAAAGTAGGAATGCACGTAAGCTGTCACGGACAACGCGGTTTAAAACTTTCGCAGATGTCAGAACTAAACGCACCGTTTTTCTCAAAACCAGAGCAATTGCTCCATAGTATTAAAGATCTTGATTTGGTTGCTTTAATGAGAAAAGACGAATGCTGCGGTTTTGGAGGAACATTTTGTGTTACCGAAGAAGCCGTTTCTGTAAAAATGGGACAAGACCGAATTAAAGATCACGAAAGTCACGATGTAGATTATATTACAGGAGGCGACATGTCCTGCTTAATGCATTTAGATGGAATTTTAAAAAGGCAAAAAAGCAGAATTAAAACCATCCATATTGCTGAAATATTAAATTCACTCGAAAACTAA
- a CDS encoding FGGY-family carbohydrate kinase, whose translation MNVVAIFDIGKTNKKVFLFDENYRIVWEKSVNFDETVDEDGFPCEDIELLKNWIFERLEEIKALTNYVLKAINFSTYGASFVYIDKEGKVLTPLYNYLKDYPEDLKNDFYNKYKGKEAFAVKTASPVLGSLNSGMQIYRLKEEKPELFEKVEYCLHLPQFLSFLLTNEAYTDITSVGCHTNLWNFKKMKYHKWLKSEGISNKIPPFYYGKDVIKTKEGLAVGAGLHDSSSAIIPYTINFTEPFVLLSTGTWSISLNPFNNKALTFEELQNDCLCYLQYTEKPVKAARLFAGNEHEVQTKRLAEHFNVPVDTYKEVYFDKNIVSNLRALNFQIIYPKKYNFDILKECPFQKRDLSTFKSYETAYHQLMLDLVEQQVFSTNLVIHNSPVKKIFVDGGFSKNSIFMNLLAEAFPDVEVYAASMAQASALGAALAIHQNWNPKPIQNDLIDLKFYKH comes from the coding sequence ATGAATGTAGTTGCAATTTTTGATATTGGTAAAACAAACAAAAAAGTATTTTTATTTGACGAAAACTATAGAATTGTCTGGGAAAAATCAGTTAATTTCGACGAAACAGTCGACGAAGACGGTTTTCCCTGCGAAGATATAGAATTGCTTAAAAACTGGATTTTTGAGCGTTTAGAAGAAATAAAAGCTTTAACCAATTATGTTTTAAAAGCCATCAATTTCAGCACTTATGGTGCAAGTTTTGTCTACATTGATAAAGAAGGAAAAGTTTTAACTCCTCTGTATAATTATTTAAAAGATTATCCGGAGGATTTAAAAAATGACTTTTACAATAAATACAAAGGAAAAGAAGCATTTGCTGTAAAAACAGCTTCTCCGGTTTTGGGAAGTTTAAATTCAGGAATGCAGATTTACCGTTTAAAAGAAGAAAAACCAGAATTATTTGAAAAGGTAGAATATTGTTTACACCTGCCTCAATTTTTGAGTTTTCTTTTAACCAATGAAGCTTATACCGATATTACAAGCGTAGGCTGTCATACCAATCTTTGGAATTTCAAAAAAATGAAATACCATAAATGGCTCAAAAGCGAAGGTATTTCAAATAAAATTCCGCCGTTTTATTATGGAAAAGATGTTATAAAAACAAAAGAAGGTCTGGCAGTAGGAGCAGGGCTTCACGATAGTTCATCGGCCATTATTCCGTATACCATAAACTTTACAGAACCGTTTGTATTATTATCTACAGGAACCTGGAGTATTTCCTTAAATCCGTTTAATAACAAAGCACTGACTTTTGAAGAACTGCAAAATGATTGTTTATGCTATTTGCAATACACAGAAAAGCCTGTAAAAGCAGCAAGACTTTTTGCAGGAAACGAACACGAAGTACAAACCAAACGTTTAGCAGAACATTTTAACGTTCCAGTTGATACATACAAAGAAGTTTACTTTGATAAAAACATCGTATCAAATTTAAGAGCTTTAAATTTCCAGATTATTTACCCTAAAAAGTATAATTTTGATATACTGAAAGAATGCCCTTTTCAAAAAAGAGACCTTTCGACATTTAAAAGCTACGAAACTGCCTACCATCAATTAATGCTGGATTTGGTAGAACAACAAGTATTTTCAACTAATTTAGTCATTCATAACAGTCCGGTAAAGAAAATTTTTGTAGACGGAGGTTTCAGCAAAAATTCTATTTTCATGAATTTACTGGCAGAAGCATTCCCGGATGTAGAAGTTTACGCCGCATCAATGGCACAGGCAAGTGCTTTGGGAGCTGCATTGGCCATTCACCAAAACTGGAATCCTAAACCAATCCAGAATGACTTAATTGATTTGAAATTTTACAAACATTAA
- a CDS encoding TIM barrel protein, producing MIIGSNHIESHNEGLLKKHQNKLVFTASEIDNTEAIIQKLIDFQIAIPSWALGTGGTRFGRFAGGGEPRSIEEKIEDVGLLHKLNSASGAISLHIPWDIPQDYKAIKALAAQHNLKFDAMNSNTFQDQADSEHTYKYGSLQNVNKAVRKQAIAHNIEVIKHGIELGSESLTIWLADGSNFPGQLNFRKAYQNTLESLEEIYDALPSNWKLFLEYKCAEPNFYSTTVADWGQSYSYVKKLGDKAQTLVDLGHHLPNANIEQIVSLLLMENKLGGFHFNDSKYGDDDLTAGALKPYQLFLIFNELVEGMDARGMNHAKDLGWMIDASHNIKDPLEDLLQSVEAIMIAYAQALSVDRKALEKAQEENDVVKAQEILQNAFRTDVRALVAEARLRSGAALNPVELYRNLSVRKNLIGERGLKTLATGL from the coding sequence ATGATAATCGGATCAAACCATATTGAATCTCATAACGAGGGATTATTAAAAAAACACCAAAATAAATTGGTTTTTACAGCATCAGAAATTGATAATACAGAGGCGATTATCCAAAAATTAATCGACTTTCAAATTGCTATTCCATCTTGGGCTTTAGGAACAGGAGGAACAAGATTTGGACGTTTTGCAGGCGGAGGAGAACCTCGTTCAATCGAAGAAAAAATCGAAGATGTTGGATTACTTCACAAATTAAACAGCGCTTCGGGAGCAATTTCGCTTCATATTCCGTGGGATATTCCGCAAGATTACAAAGCTATTAAAGCACTTGCAGCACAGCACAATTTAAAATTTGACGCCATGAACTCGAATACATTTCAGGATCAGGCAGACTCAGAACATACTTATAAGTACGGTTCATTACAAAACGTAAACAAAGCAGTCCGCAAACAGGCGATTGCACACAATATAGAAGTTATTAAACACGGAATCGAATTAGGATCTGAGTCATTAACAATCTGGCTTGCCGATGGTTCTAACTTTCCGGGGCAATTAAACTTTAGAAAAGCATATCAAAATACATTAGAAAGTTTAGAAGAAATCTACGATGCCCTGCCTTCAAACTGGAAATTATTTTTAGAATACAAATGTGCTGAGCCTAACTTTTATTCAACGACCGTAGCAGATTGGGGGCAGTCTTACTCGTATGTTAAAAAGTTAGGCGATAAAGCGCAGACATTAGTCGATTTAGGACACCACCTGCCAAATGCCAATATCGAGCAGATTGTTTCCTTATTATTAATGGAAAACAAACTGGGCGGATTCCACTTTAACGATTCAAAATACGGCGATGACGATTTAACTGCCGGAGCTTTAAAACCTTATCAGTTATTTTTGATTTTCAATGAATTGGTTGAAGGAATGGACGCAAGAGGAATGAACCACGCCAAAGATTTAGGCTGGATGATCGACGCATCACACAACATCAAAGATCCGTTAGAAGATTTGCTGCAGTCTGTAGAAGCTATTATGATTGCTTATGCACAAGCACTTTCTGTAGACAGAAAAGCATTAGAAAAAGCACAAGAAGAAAATGATGTGGTAAAAGCACAGGAAATTCTTCAAAATGCTTTCCGTACAGACGTTCGCGCATTAGTTGCTGAGGCACGTTTACGTTCTGGTGCAGCTTTAAATCCGGTAGAATTGTACAGAAACCTTTCTGTAAGAAAAAATCTAATTGGAGAAAGAGGATTAAAAACATTGGCAACAGGACTATAA
- a CDS encoding bifunctional rhamnulose-1-phosphate aldolase/short-chain dehydrogenase, with translation MSNTKTINTNFKHVSYLWDDAKAAELSGDEVALFIYRSNLLGADLRLTNYGGGNTSVKITDKDPLTGASSEVMWIKGSGGDIGTLTKSGCAALYLDRLRNLENVYRGIEFEDEMVELFNHCIFDLASKAPSIDTPLHGFLPFKHIDHLHPDAAIAIAAAKDGAKITEELFDGEIGWVGWQRPGFDLGLQLRSCLEEAEKKGKKLRGIMLGSHGLFTWGDTAYESYINTLEVIEKCAEYLESNYGKKRPVFGGQKIESLPEADRKLKAAKVAPILRGFCSSERQMIGHYTDDARVLEFINSNDLSKLAPLGTSCPDHFLRTKISPLVLELDPNEDLSDVDAVKAKLAPAFEAYRAMYKDYYNACKKSNSPAMRDPNPVVILYPGVGMFTFAKDKTMARLASEYYVNAVNVMKGAEAVSEYTSLPHQEAFDIEYWLLEEAKLQRMPKPKALSGRVALITGSAGGIGKAIAKKFAQEGACVVINDINEERLEGASAEFVKAFGKDAVSSTLLNVTDEASTEKALDEASLAFGGVDIVVNNAGISISKSIAEHTLEEWDRLYDILVKGQFIVSKAGIEVMRKQGFGGDIVNIVSKNAVVAGPNNPGYGSAKAAQAHLTRLMAAELGADKIRVNTVNPDAVISDSNIWSGGWAEGRAKAYGVTVEELPAYYAKRTLLNEIILPDDIANACFAFVGGLLGKSTGNALNVDGGVAMGFYR, from the coding sequence ATGTCGAATACAAAAACAATTAATACAAATTTTAAGCACGTAAGCTACCTTTGGGATGATGCTAAAGCCGCAGAACTATCGGGAGATGAAGTAGCGCTTTTCATTTATCGTTCTAATTTATTAGGAGCCGATTTAAGACTGACAAACTATGGAGGAGGAAATACTTCTGTAAAAATTACTGATAAAGATCCTTTAACAGGAGCAAGCTCAGAAGTTATGTGGATTAAAGGTTCTGGAGGAGATATTGGAACTTTAACAAAATCTGGCTGTGCGGCTTTGTACTTAGACAGACTTCGTAATCTTGAAAATGTTTACAGAGGAATTGAGTTTGAAGATGAAATGGTAGAATTGTTCAACCACTGTATTTTCGATTTAGCTTCAAAAGCACCTTCTATCGATACACCTTTACACGGTTTTCTTCCATTCAAACATATCGATCACTTGCATCCTGATGCGGCAATTGCAATTGCTGCTGCAAAAGACGGAGCAAAAATTACTGAAGAATTATTTGACGGAGAAATTGGCTGGGTAGGCTGGCAGCGTCCGGGCTTTGACTTAGGACTTCAGTTAAGAAGCTGTTTAGAAGAAGCTGAAAAGAAAGGCAAAAAACTAAGAGGAATCATGTTAGGTTCTCACGGTTTATTTACCTGGGGAGATACAGCATACGAAAGCTACATCAACACATTAGAAGTAATCGAAAAATGTGCTGAATATTTAGAAAGCAACTACGGAAAAAAACGTCCGGTTTTTGGAGGACAAAAAATTGAAAGTCTTCCAGAAGCAGATAGAAAATTAAAAGCTGCAAAAGTGGCTCCAATTTTAAGAGGTTTCTGTTCATCAGAACGTCAAATGATTGGACATTATACAGATGATGCAAGAGTATTGGAATTTATCAATTCTAATGATCTTTCAAAATTAGCTCCATTAGGAACATCTTGTCCGGATCACTTTTTAAGAACTAAAATCAGCCCGCTGGTTTTAGAATTAGATCCAAACGAAGATTTATCAGATGTTGATGCGGTTAAAGCAAAACTGGCTCCGGCTTTTGAAGCTTACCGCGCAATGTACAAAGACTATTATAATGCCTGCAAGAAATCAAATTCTCCTGCAATGCGTGACCCAAATCCGGTTGTGATTTTATATCCTGGAGTGGGAATGTTCACTTTTGCAAAAGATAAAACAATGGCACGTCTGGCATCAGAATATTATGTAAATGCAGTAAACGTTATGAAAGGCGCTGAAGCCGTTTCAGAATATACTTCACTGCCTCATCAGGAAGCTTTTGATATTGAATATTGGTTATTAGAAGAAGCAAAATTACAACGCATGCCAAAACCAAAAGCATTGTCTGGAAGAGTAGCTCTTATTACAGGTTCTGCGGGTGGAATTGGGAAAGCTATCGCTAAAAAATTCGCTCAGGAAGGTGCTTGTGTTGTAATCAATGATATCAACGAAGAGCGTTTAGAAGGTGCATCTGCTGAGTTTGTTAAAGCATTTGGTAAAGATGCAGTTTCAAGCACTTTATTAAATGTTACTGACGAAGCAAGTACAGAAAAAGCATTGGACGAAGCTTCTTTAGCTTTTGGAGGTGTTGACATTGTAGTAAACAATGCCGGAATCAGTATTTCGAAATCTATTGCAGAACATACTCTGGAAGAATGGGACAGATTATACGATATCTTGGTTAAAGGACAATTTATTGTTTCTAAAGCCGGAATCGAAGTAATGCGTAAACAAGGTTTTGGAGGTGATATCGTAAATATCGTTTCTAAAAATGCTGTTGTGGCTGGTCCAAATAACCCTGGTTATGGTTCAGCAAAAGCTGCACAGGCGCACTTAACACGTTTAATGGCTGCAGAACTTGGAGCTGATAAAATTCGTGTAAATACAGTAAATCCTGATGCTGTAATTTCAGACTCAAATATTTGGTCTGGAGGATGGGCAGAAGGCCGTGCAAAAGCATACGGAGTTACAGTAGAAGAACTTCCGGCTTATTATGCAAAACGTACGTTATTAAACGAAATCATATTGCCGGATGATATTGCAAATGCTTGTTTTGCTTTTGTTGGAGGTTTACTTGGTAAATCTACAGGAAATGCGCTAAACGTAGACGGCGGTGTTGCAATGGGCTTTTATAGATAA